In Chitinophaga nivalis, a single genomic region encodes these proteins:
- a CDS encoding peptidylprolyl isomerase: MKKLLALSAGALLLWQASTAQQKLVADKIIGVVGDKIILKSDMDGTLADQMRNSPDGTLPPDAACNTLEMLISQKVMVLQAERDSLPVNDGDVEAQMENRIRYFEQLYGSKEKMKEVTGYSVYQLRERFRQPIKEGLLAQAMRNKIIEPVKVTPSEVKRFYDAIPKDSLKFYESELEIGSIVLQPKATREMDQYAIDRLLDFKKRVNSKESEFGSLAILYSEDPGVKDNKGIYVLNRNDKHTWDPDFLAAAFRLKEGEISSPVKSQFGYHLIMMLKRQGDNVTVQHILVRAAVTKSDLASSTTKLDSVRSNILAGKITFSEAVAKYSDAPSAKFDGGMLQSKTGEGGTLITIDQLDDASERDIVLMLDTLKPGNISAPVQFTDENGRAAVRIVYLKTRTQPHRENLTDDYSRVQARTLDIKRAEAINKWLIEKIPTFYVHVDNEYKECRHISQWMAGLAKE; this comes from the coding sequence ATGAAGAAACTTTTGGCATTATCTGCAGGAGCATTGCTGCTTTGGCAAGCTTCTACGGCCCAGCAAAAACTGGTGGCAGACAAAATTATCGGCGTTGTCGGTGATAAGATCATCCTTAAATCCGATATGGACGGCACCCTGGCCGACCAAATGCGCAACTCCCCGGATGGTACTTTGCCTCCCGATGCTGCCTGCAACACACTGGAAATGCTGATTTCCCAAAAAGTGATGGTACTCCAGGCCGAACGAGACAGCTTACCTGTAAACGACGGCGATGTGGAAGCCCAGATGGAAAACCGTATCCGCTATTTCGAGCAGCTCTACGGCTCCAAAGAAAAAATGAAAGAAGTAACCGGCTACTCTGTATATCAGCTCCGTGAACGCTTTCGCCAGCCCATCAAAGAAGGGTTGCTGGCACAGGCGATGCGGAACAAAATCATAGAACCGGTAAAAGTAACACCCTCTGAAGTAAAACGTTTCTACGACGCCATTCCTAAAGACAGTCTCAAATTTTATGAGTCTGAACTGGAAATAGGCAGCATCGTTCTGCAACCCAAAGCCACCCGTGAAATGGACCAATACGCCATCGACCGGCTGCTGGACTTCAAAAAAAGGGTGAACAGCAAAGAATCTGAATTCGGCTCTCTCGCCATCCTCTACTCAGAAGATCCAGGCGTAAAAGATAACAAAGGGATTTATGTCCTGAACCGTAACGATAAACACACCTGGGATCCTGACTTCCTCGCAGCGGCTTTCCGTTTAAAGGAAGGAGAAATCTCTTCTCCGGTAAAATCCCAGTTTGGCTATCACCTGATCATGATGCTGAAACGCCAGGGCGATAACGTAACCGTACAACACATCCTCGTAAGAGCAGCGGTAACCAAATCAGATCTCGCTTCCAGCACTACTAAACTGGACTCTGTACGCAGCAACATACTGGCAGGAAAAATTACTTTCTCCGAAGCAGTAGCGAAATACAGTGATGCTCCTTCCGCCAAATTTGATGGCGGTATGCTGCAATCCAAAACCGGCGAAGGCGGTACCCTCATCACCATCGATCAGCTGGACGATGCTTCTGAAAGAGATATTGTGCTGATGCTGGATACCCTGAAACCAGGCAACATCTCTGCACCGGTACAGTTTACCGACGAAAACGGTCGTGCTGCAGTACGTATCGTATACCTGAAAACACGGACACAGCCACACCGCGAAAATCTTACGGATGATTATTCCCGCGTACAGGCCAGAACCCTGGATATTAAACGCGCTGAAGCCATCAACAAATGGCTGATCGAAAAAATACCAACCTTCTACGTACACGTAGATAACGAATACAAAGAATGCCGCCACATCAGTCAGTGGATGGCCGGATTAGCAAAAGAATAG
- a CDS encoding SixA phosphatase family protein — translation MKTLLLIRHAKSSWTDPDMDDFDRPLNKRGKQNAPEMANRLLERGMVPELIIASPAKRTRTTAKIMAGEWKYPKQAILLEEELYLCYAATFLKVITKIDDDFNAVAIFAHNPGITDFANYLTEEIRIDNVPTTGIFAVQADTNCWKDFDLAKKKFLFFEYPRKD, via the coding sequence ATGAAAACATTACTACTCATCCGTCATGCAAAATCCAGCTGGACCGATCCGGACATGGATGACTTTGACCGCCCCCTGAATAAGAGGGGGAAACAAAATGCCCCGGAAATGGCAAACCGCCTGTTGGAACGGGGAATGGTACCGGAACTGATCATTGCCAGCCCTGCCAAACGTACCCGCACCACGGCCAAAATAATGGCCGGGGAATGGAAGTACCCCAAACAGGCCATCCTGCTGGAAGAAGAGCTGTATCTGTGTTACGCCGCCACCTTCCTCAAAGTAATCACCAAAATTGATGATGATTTCAACGCAGTCGCCATTTTCGCACACAACCCCGGAATCACTGACTTTGCCAACTACCTGACCGAAGAAATCAGAATTGATAATGTGCCCACCACCGGTATTTTCGCCGTGCAGGCAGATACCAACTGCTGGAAAGATTTTGACCTGGCAAAGAAAAAATTCCTCTTTTTTGAATACCCCCGAAAGGACTAG
- a CDS encoding amidophosphoribosyltransferase, whose product MEKQHNRGQDGAGIATVKLDTEPGVPFMHRLRSSAPQAIGELFGKIREEIQEIEKYQPEITKYPGLMKGHNRFLGELLMGHLRYATQGKNNVELCHPFVRYNTIPARNLAMAGNFNLVNADELFKFSKAEPGEVHKNSDLAAMLETVHHFLTKEDEERRNGLDVKRILQQSFSMFDGGYHACGLIGTGDAFVIRDAHGIRPSYYYVNDDVIVAASERAAIRTTFNVGENEVLELMPGHALIVKNNGEYKIEQILEPKERKACSFERIYFSRGNDEKIYKERTSLGRNLSGTVLKAIDNDLRNTIFSFIPNTAEVAFYGLLKGLEDYLNKIKVERILSWGENFDEEKLNEMVNRRIRIDKIAIKDVKMRTFITEDSSRNEMVQHVYDITYGTVRPGIDSLVVIDDSIVRGTTLKESIIKMLDRLGPKKIIVVSSAPQIRYPDCYGIDMSKMGDFVAFQAAIALLKDHGKEHILQEAYGLCKELDRTNTLHAQNVVKHVYKPFTPAQISAKIAEILTPAGIGAEVEVIYQSIESLHEACPNNLGDWYFTGDYPTPGGNRVVNKAFMNFMEGKNERGY is encoded by the coding sequence ATGGAGAAACAACACAACAGAGGCCAGGATGGCGCTGGTATTGCTACTGTAAAACTGGATACGGAACCGGGTGTTCCATTCATGCACAGATTACGTAGCAGTGCACCACAGGCGATCGGTGAACTGTTTGGAAAGATCCGTGAAGAAATACAGGAAATAGAAAAGTATCAGCCGGAAATTACCAAGTACCCAGGTCTGATGAAAGGCCACAACCGGTTTCTCGGTGAATTGCTGATGGGACACCTGCGCTATGCTACCCAAGGCAAAAACAACGTAGAACTTTGCCATCCTTTCGTACGCTACAATACCATTCCTGCGCGCAACCTCGCCATGGCCGGTAATTTCAACCTGGTAAATGCAGATGAACTGTTCAAGTTCTCCAAAGCAGAACCAGGTGAAGTACACAAAAACAGCGACCTCGCGGCCATGCTGGAAACCGTACACCATTTCCTGACTAAAGAAGACGAAGAACGCCGCAACGGCCTGGATGTAAAACGCATCCTGCAACAGTCTTTCTCTATGTTTGATGGCGGTTACCATGCGTGTGGACTGATCGGTACCGGTGATGCTTTTGTGATCCGTGATGCACACGGTATCCGTCCTTCTTACTATTACGTCAATGATGATGTGATTGTAGCTGCTTCCGAAAGAGCCGCTATCCGTACTACTTTCAACGTAGGCGAAAACGAAGTACTGGAGCTGATGCCGGGGCATGCATTAATCGTTAAAAACAACGGTGAGTATAAGATCGAGCAAATCCTGGAACCGAAAGAACGGAAAGCGTGCAGTTTTGAAAGAATCTATTTCTCCCGTGGTAACGACGAGAAAATATATAAAGAACGTACTTCACTGGGTCGTAACTTATCCGGCACTGTTCTGAAGGCCATCGATAATGACCTGCGTAATACCATCTTCTCTTTTATTCCGAATACCGCTGAAGTAGCCTTCTATGGCCTGTTAAAAGGACTGGAAGATTATCTCAACAAAATAAAAGTAGAACGTATTCTCTCCTGGGGTGAAAACTTCGATGAAGAGAAACTCAATGAAATGGTGAACCGCCGCATCCGGATCGATAAAATAGCGATCAAGGATGTGAAGATGCGCACATTCATTACAGAAGATTCCAGCCGGAACGAAATGGTGCAACACGTATACGATATCACTTATGGTACCGTAAGACCTGGCATCGATTCCCTGGTTGTAATAGATGATTCCATCGTACGTGGAACCACGCTGAAAGAAAGCATTATCAAGATGCTGGATCGCCTGGGACCTAAAAAGATCATTGTCGTGTCTTCTGCACCACAGATCCGCTACCCGGATTGCTATGGTATAGATATGAGCAAGATGGGGGATTTTGTAGCCTTCCAGGCTGCCATTGCCCTCCTGAAAGATCATGGCAAGGAACACATCCTCCAGGAAGCCTACGGCCTTTGCAAGGAGTTAGACCGTACCAACACCCTGCATGCACAAAACGTAGTAAAACACGTATATAAGCCATTTACACCGGCACAGATTTCTGCGAAAATTGCAGAGATCCTGACGCCGGCCGGTATTGGTGCAGAAGTGGAAGTCATCTATCAATCCATAGAAAGCCTGCATGAAGCCTGCCCGAATAACCTCGGTGACTGGTATTTCACAGGCGACTATCCGACTCCTGGTGGCAACCGTGTGGTAAATAAGGCTTTCATGAATTTCATGGAAGGCAAAAACGAAAGAGGTTACTAA